A window from Nitrosopumilus adriaticus encodes these proteins:
- a CDS encoding methyltransferase domain-containing protein, giving the protein MLESTAEFLRCARCGSKLELESFEIKKEIEEGILECKKCKLVFPIIAKIPILWDDFVNYLSSRKVLSGKLYQLAINAKMKSFLKESMSKTVFVDDRTALEDRWSKIYQNSKHSKFYSTITNHLDSLPKSDLVLEHGCSIGMTSTFLADSHKMVFGIDRSFSALLIAKKSYKENLDYVVSDSLSSVFAKLQFNLVIALNILELVEPVDLLKHISKQITSGYFVLSDPYDFDRGINSVKKPLDEFQLRTLLQKFGFKITPKTKNPSYIPWNLKLNPRANLNYKVDLIIGKK; this is encoded by the coding sequence ATGCTAGAATCTACTGCTGAATTTTTGAGATGTGCTAGGTGCGGCTCTAAACTTGAACTGGAATCATTTGAAATTAAAAAAGAAATTGAAGAAGGGATTTTGGAATGCAAAAAATGCAAACTCGTATTTCCAATAATTGCAAAAATTCCAATCCTTTGGGATGACTTTGTAAATTATCTGTCATCTCGTAAAGTTCTCAGTGGTAAACTCTATCAGCTAGCAATTAATGCAAAAATGAAAAGTTTTTTGAAAGAATCAATGTCCAAAACTGTTTTTGTAGATGATAGAACTGCACTTGAAGATAGATGGTCAAAAATATATCAAAATAGCAAGCATTCAAAATTTTACTCTACAATAACAAACCATCTTGACTCCTTGCCCAAATCTGATCTTGTCTTAGAGCATGGTTGCTCTATTGGAATGACTAGTACGTTTTTGGCAGATTCTCACAAAATGGTTTTTGGAATTGATAGATCATTTAGTGCATTACTGATTGCCAAAAAGTCTTACAAAGAAAATCTTGACTATGTTGTATCTGATTCACTTTCATCTGTATTTGCTAAATTACAATTTAATCTTGTAATTGCATTAAATATTTTAGAATTAGTCGAACCTGTAGATTTGCTAAAGCACATCTCAAAACAAATCACTTCGGGATATTTTGTACTCTCAGATCCTTATGATTTTGATAGGGGTATTAATTCGGTCAAAAAGCCCCTTGATGAATTCCAATTACGCACACTTTTGCAGAAATTTGGATTCAAAATAACTCCCAAAACAAAAAATCCCTCATATATCCCATGGAATCTAAAACTCAATCCTCGTGCAAATCTAAACTACAAAGTAGATTTGATTATTGGCAAAAAATAA
- a CDS encoding cupredoxin domain-containing protein, whose protein sequence is MHSNDKILVIAAIIGGVIALAIIVGFIGQGNVRHVQIFWQEKVEHTVIFEDIDGKTQIRGIKGVAGEVNPTLLSRTSFAYVLTVINNGTTNHRLYIEGFNVQTDLLEPGQQDTITIYPDKEGEYAYYDKRQELTQLGKIKIVTVVASDEFQGIWRDLI, encoded by the coding sequence ATGCATTCAAATGATAAAATTTTGGTAATTGCAGCTATTATAGGCGGAGTGATTGCATTGGCAATAATTGTAGGGTTTATCGGACAGGGAAATGTCAGACATGTACAAATTTTCTGGCAAGAAAAAGTAGAGCATACTGTAATCTTTGAAGATATTGATGGGAAAACTCAGATTAGAGGAATAAAGGGGGTTGCAGGCGAAGTCAACCCCACATTACTTTCACGAACATCATTTGCATACGTACTAACTGTAATCAATAACGGAACAACAAATCACAGACTTTACATCGAGGGATTTAATGTTCAAACAGATCTTCTCGAACCAGGACAACAAGACACCATCACAATTTATCCAGATAAAGAAGGAGAATATGCATACTATGACAAAAGACAGGAACTGACACAATTAGGTAAGATAAAAATTGTTACTGTGGTAGCAAGTGACGAGTTTCAGGGAATCTGGAGAGATTTGATTTAG
- a CDS encoding PKD domain-containing protein, with protein sequence MALSNNVSWGIIMFGTMLLIFYLVSIMDLHIEFIENIDKAMMNENIIKLTSLKISNLTADTGNDTISFKFNSTGTNKFWDFERFDLFVIYNATIDDAETLVTDKMNFTDTGDTACCPPIGDWDISILNDTRDPKIINEGETGYVRAGLSNNMSSGTLIVNFVTDNGVTTHSFYKPNQYPIADAGDDYTESALSSACNHPLDGSGSYDPEGDSLTYSWNVLSGTVISIADDSAETTTFLGNCLADVVVFELTVSDSIPKTKSDTVTITLS encoded by the coding sequence ATGGCTCTAAGTAATAACGTTAGTTGGGGAATCATCATGTTTGGGACAATGTTGCTCATCTTTTATCTGGTATCGATTATGGATTTACATATTGAATTTATCGAAAATATAGACAAAGCAATGATGAACGAGAATATAATAAAATTAACATCGCTTAAAATTTCAAATCTTACTGCAGATACTGGAAATGACACAATTTCATTCAAGTTCAACAGTACTGGTACAAACAAATTTTGGGATTTTGAAAGGTTTGATTTGTTTGTAATTTACAATGCAACCATTGATGATGCAGAGACACTAGTGACAGACAAAATGAATTTCACTGACACTGGTGATACAGCTTGCTGTCCACCAATAGGTGATTGGGATATCAGCATTCTAAATGACACACGAGATCCTAAAATAATCAATGAAGGAGAAACTGGCTATGTGCGTGCAGGACTATCAAATAACATGTCAAGTGGCACATTAATTGTAAACTTTGTAACAGATAATGGAGTTACAACTCATTCATTTTACAAGCCAAATCAGTATCCAATAGCTGATGCAGGCGATGACTATACAGAAAGTGCATTATCTTCAGCCTGCAATCACCCATTAGATGGTTCTGGAAGTTATGATCCTGAAGGTGACTCATTAACATATTCCTGGAATGTTTTATCCGGAACGGTAATATCGATTGCTGATGATTCGGCAGAGACCACCACCTTTTTAGGAAATTGTTTGGCAGACGTAGTTGTTTTTGAACTTACAGTATCAGATTCTATACCAAAGACAAAATCAGATACAGTTACAATCACGCTTAGTTAA
- a CDS encoding prohibitin family protein yields MSKYQSPKVNVNMSAAKGIGIAILLLIIVGVVASASVKIVDAGHRGVLLHWNAVDLSQPPLEEGIHFVVPFQDEVVDIEVRTLKYASEARSASRDLQTVETTVTVNYHPDKEQVHTLYKNLGLDYENRVIQPAIEETVKQVTANYNAEELITKRPLVKQDIEFSIRERLNQFNVVTEVISITDFEFSALFASAIESKVEAEQNALRAENDLKRIEVEARQAEANAIGLANANIAEAKGEAEAIAIINRALAENPNYLDWLKTQAWDGKLPLVVGEGGTPFIQIPIKP; encoded by the coding sequence TCAATCACCTAAAGTTAATGTCAATATGAGTGCAGCAAAGGGCATTGGAATTGCAATTCTTCTATTAATTATTGTCGGAGTAGTAGCATCAGCTTCTGTAAAAATTGTAGATGCAGGTCACAGAGGAGTTCTATTACACTGGAATGCAGTTGATCTATCACAACCTCCACTTGAAGAAGGAATACATTTCGTAGTTCCATTCCAAGACGAAGTTGTAGATATTGAAGTTCGTACCCTAAAATATGCAAGTGAAGCTAGAAGTGCATCAAGAGATCTTCAAACAGTAGAGACAACAGTAACTGTCAATTATCATCCAGATAAAGAGCAAGTACACACACTATACAAAAATTTAGGACTTGATTATGAAAACAGAGTAATTCAGCCAGCAATTGAGGAGACAGTAAAACAAGTAACTGCAAATTATAATGCTGAAGAATTAATTACAAAAAGACCACTAGTCAAACAAGACATAGAATTTTCCATCAGAGAGAGATTAAATCAATTTAATGTCGTAACAGAAGTAATTTCAATTACAGATTTTGAATTCTCTGCACTATTTGCATCAGCAATCGAATCTAAAGTAGAGGCAGAGCAAAATGCACTTAGAGCAGAAAATGACTTGAAAAGAATCGAAGTAGAAGCCAGACAAGCAGAGGCAAACGCCATAGGTTTAGCCAATGCAAATATTGCAGAAGCCAAAGGTGAGGCCGAAGCCATTGCAATAATCAATAGAGCCCTAGCTGAGAATCCAAACTATTTGGATTGGTTAAAGACTCAAGCATGGGATGGAAAACTACCACTTGTAGTTGGTGAAGGCGGAACACCATTTATTCAAATTCCAATAAAGCCTTAA